In a genomic window of uncultured Flavobacterium sp.:
- a CDS encoding META domain-containing protein, with amino-acid sequence MKETTFKVTSDEEDLTVYFKATGNEPFWGLKIGKDQTVFTSLIEGMESVSFKSVEPIRAMDANVKMYRLDNGKTSATVTIQQFDCQDSMSGEKSPYTVKVEINNKTLNGCGKYITDYRLHDIWVLEELNGKKVVLTDFQRELPRIEIHAADNKFMGFGGCNSIGGTIFYEKDLLRFSNVISTLMACAPGNKEGEFIKALQSTTTYTIGNNRLTLSNPSGKLLVLRKVD; translated from the coding sequence ATGAAAGAAACAACTTTTAAAGTAACTTCAGACGAAGAAGATCTAACAGTTTATTTTAAAGCTACTGGAAATGAACCATTTTGGGGATTGAAAATAGGGAAGGACCAAACTGTTTTTACATCATTGATTGAAGGAATGGAGTCTGTAAGTTTTAAATCTGTTGAACCTATCAGAGCGATGGATGCGAATGTAAAAATGTATAGACTTGACAACGGAAAAACGTCTGCTACAGTTACAATTCAGCAATTTGATTGTCAGGATTCAATGTCAGGCGAAAAATCACCTTATACAGTTAAGGTAGAAATTAACAATAAAACCTTAAATGGCTGCGGAAAATATATTACAGATTACCGCTTGCATGACATTTGGGTTTTAGAGGAATTAAACGGAAAAAAAGTTGTTCTTACTGATTTTCAAAGAGAATTACCAAGAATTGAAATCCATGCTGCCGATAATAAATTTATGGGATTTGGAGGTTGTAATTCTATTGGTGGAACTATTTTCTATGAGAAAGATTTATTGAGATTTTCAAATGTAATTTCGACATTGATGGCTTGTGCGCCTGGTAATAAAGAAGGTGAATTTATTAAAGCGCTTCAAAGTACAACCACTTATACTATTGGAAACAATAGATTAACACTTTCTAATCCTTCAGGAAAACTTTTGGTTCTTAGAAAAGTAGATTAA